The following are encoded in a window of Maridesulfovibrio bastinii DSM 16055 genomic DNA:
- a CDS encoding bifunctional folylpolyglutamate synthase/dihydrofolate synthase, which translates to MRFLNYFQLTDYLNELGMFHMDLTLDRVRKFVALWGGAGSFKTIHVVGTNGKGSTSSYISSISVAHGYKTGLYTSPHFISPRERIKIQGEMLSEDDWVCAANLVDEIAPDCGLTYFEFLTCMAFVLFQKKGVDVAVMEAGLGGLYDATNIINPDVTVFTPIGMDHENVLGKTLTAIATDKAGAMRSGGMCITAFQENEAQCVLDKTAHDIGAELNFPDDRDYPEGAHPKLMGAHQRSNAGLSCSAWKYFCEKFNWDLNKDKVRAGLEEAFIPGRFQKIVMDSGMEMFLDGAHNIHAFRALESVIKSFDIVPDHIIFGCMKDKDLREIKPILKSLTKGLIICTGIPDNLRAFPHDKLAAELGGNAVSAKNIKVALELLPSNSKRVLVCGSLFLLSGFYTIYPVHLNG; encoded by the coding sequence TTGAGATTTTTAAATTATTTTCAACTAACTGATTATTTGAACGAACTTGGTATGTTCCACATGGATTTAACTCTGGATCGAGTTCGTAAATTTGTTGCCTTATGGGGTGGAGCAGGAAGTTTTAAAACTATTCATGTTGTGGGAACCAATGGAAAGGGCTCCACTTCTTCCTATATTTCATCAATCAGTGTCGCACACGGGTATAAGACCGGACTTTACACTTCCCCTCATTTTATTTCTCCGCGCGAAAGGATTAAAATTCAAGGCGAGATGTTATCAGAAGATGATTGGGTTTGCGCTGCAAATCTTGTTGACGAAATTGCTCCTGATTGCGGGCTGACATATTTTGAGTTTTTAACTTGTATGGCTTTTGTCCTTTTTCAAAAAAAAGGAGTCGATGTGGCGGTCATGGAAGCCGGTTTAGGAGGTCTCTATGATGCTACAAATATAATAAATCCTGATGTTACTGTTTTTACTCCTATAGGAATGGACCATGAAAATGTACTCGGTAAAACTTTAACAGCTATAGCCACTGATAAAGCCGGTGCCATGCGATCAGGTGGGATGTGTATTACAGCTTTTCAGGAGAATGAAGCTCAATGTGTCTTGGATAAAACAGCACATGATATTGGCGCTGAGCTTAATTTCCCGGATGACAGAGACTATCCTGAGGGAGCACATCCCAAGCTTATGGGAGCACATCAGCGTAGCAATGCCGGACTGTCATGCAGCGCATGGAAATATTTTTGTGAAAAATTTAATTGGGATTTAAATAAAGATAAAGTCAGGGCCGGCCTTGAAGAAGCTTTTATTCCGGGTAGATTTCAAAAGATTGTTATGGATTCCGGGATGGAGATGTTTCTTGATGGTGCACATAATATACATGCTTTTCGTGCTCTTGAGTCAGTGATTAAGTCTTTTGATATTGTTCCTGATCATATTATTTTTGGATGTATGAAAGATAAAGATCTTAGAGAGATAAAGCCTATTCTAAAATCTCTTACCAAAGGCCTGATAATCTGTACTGGAATCCCTGATAACCTGAGAGCCTTCCCACATGATAAACTGGCCGCAGAGCTTGGCGGAAATGCTGTTTCGGCCAAAAACATTAAAGTAGCACTTGAACTTTTGCCTTCGAATTCTAAAAGAGTTCTTGTCTGTGGTTCCTTGTTTTTATTATCCGGTTTTTATACAATTTATCCAGTTCATCTAAATGGCTGA
- the selA gene encoding L-seryl-tRNA(Sec) selenium transferase: MTNLFRFLPSVDAALNWIDKKEIFAGVPRTLLREQINIFFDVCREEIINGIIDDEKKLNLEALAPRMICHLKASTRPHFRRVLNATGVVLHTNLGRSLLSESASRAVYEACSRYSNLEFDLSKGERGSRYSHVEKILCDITGAESALVVNNNAAAVMIVLDTLASGKEVVVSRGQLVEIGGSFRIPDVMEKSGAVLHEVGATNRTHLYDYQRAVNENTALLMKVHTSNFRVIGFTKEVSGGELRKLGLEYGLPVYEDLGSGNLTNFDGLGLLREPTVQEIIAEGVDIVSFSGDKVLGGPQAGIIVGRKEYLDRIKKNPMNRALRIDKMTLAALEATLRLYLDPRAAEKHIPTLRMIKETPASLQERAKDLLIILKKVLGDSVELSTLDGVSRVGGGAFPEQDLSTTLVCVKPLNSIHVDDLRDRLLSVDSPLVGRIEDGLFCLDPRTLAECEYKVVANSIKQALRL; the protein is encoded by the coding sequence TTGACCAATTTGTTCAGATTCTTACCCTCTGTTGATGCAGCACTTAACTGGATTGATAAAAAAGAGATTTTTGCAGGTGTACCGAGAACTCTGTTGAGAGAACAGATTAATATTTTTTTCGATGTCTGCCGTGAAGAAATCATAAACGGAATCATAGATGACGAAAAAAAGTTAAATCTTGAAGCTCTTGCTCCGAGAATGATCTGTCACCTCAAGGCTTCGACCCGCCCGCATTTTCGTAGAGTTTTGAACGCAACAGGTGTTGTTTTGCATACTAATCTGGGTAGATCTCTTTTATCTGAATCTGCCAGCAGGGCTGTATATGAAGCGTGCTCAAGATATTCAAATCTTGAATTTGATTTATCTAAAGGTGAGCGAGGCAGCAGATACAGCCATGTAGAGAAAATATTGTGTGATATAACAGGGGCTGAATCAGCTCTGGTTGTGAACAATAATGCTGCGGCTGTTATGATTGTTCTCGATACTCTGGCATCCGGTAAAGAAGTAGTGGTCTCCCGTGGACAATTGGTTGAGATCGGAGGTTCTTTCCGTATACCGGATGTTATGGAGAAAAGCGGAGCAGTTCTTCATGAAGTTGGAGCTACAAATAGAACACACCTTTATGACTATCAGCGTGCTGTTAATGAAAACACCGCATTGCTGATGAAAGTTCATACTTCAAATTTCAGGGTCATCGGGTTTACCAAAGAAGTCTCCGGAGGTGAGCTTAGAAAATTGGGCCTTGAGTATGGGCTGCCTGTTTATGAAGATCTTGGAAGTGGCAATTTAACTAATTTTGATGGTCTTGGCCTGCTTCGTGAACCGACCGTGCAGGAAATTATCGCTGAAGGAGTCGATATAGTTTCATTTTCAGGTGATAAGGTCCTTGGAGGTCCTCAGGCTGGTATTATTGTAGGAAGGAAAGAATACCTTGACCGTATTAAGAAAAATCCAATGAACAGGGCTTTGCGGATTGATAAAATGACTCTTGCTGCTTTGGAAGCTACTTTGAGGCTTTATCTTGATCCGCGGGCAGCAGAAAAACATATTCCCACTCTAAGAATGATCAAGGAGACTCCAGCTTCTTTACAGGAGAGAGCTAAAGATCTTTTGATAATACTTAAAAAAGTTTTAGGGGATTCTGTAGAGCTCAGCACTCTTGACGGAGTATCAAGAGTTGGCGGCGGAGCTTTCCCGGAACAGGATCTTTCTACAACGCTAGTATGTGTAAAGCCTTTAAACAGCATACATGTCGATGACCTTCGTGACAGACTGCTTTCAGTTGATTCGCCTTTGGTAGGCAGGATTGAAGATGGTCTTTTTTGCCTTGATCCTCGTACTCTTGCTGAATGTGAATATAAAGTTGTTGCAAATTCAATAAAACAGGCTCTGCGCCTTTAA
- a CDS encoding aminopeptidase, which yields MNKKLEHKAESCWKIYSSPDHKSEMNGLADRYLDFLTKCKTERETVEYVRKAVEDAGFSDNLDSSACYKVFRDKTIFIARKGKRPLAEGFRLVGAHADAPRLDLKQHPLYEEVGIGMAKTHYYGGIRKYQWLARPLSLHGVVVTKEGKKISIVIGEKDSDPVLTIGDLLPHLAYKQADKKLSDAFEAEKLNIIMGHSLSESEDDSGDDVDPSVKTKILEILNEKYGIVEEDLFSSEMYIVPAGPARYVGLDKSIIGAYGQDDRVCVFLALQAMLSEPEPEYTQIVLFYDKEEIGSEGSTGAKSLFFEYTLQDLIDAWEPDVKLSHVLMKGKALSTDVHAAVDPDYQDVHEKLNSAYFGYGPCFCKFTGHRGKVGANDAHPEYVGWLRGILAEAGVPWQMAELGKVDLGGGGTVAKFLAVYGMDIIDFGTPVIGMHSPFELTSKVDVYATYQAFRAFLRN from the coding sequence ATGAATAAGAAACTTGAGCACAAAGCGGAAAGTTGTTGGAAAATTTATAGCAGCCCTGACCATAAGAGCGAAATGAATGGTCTTGCTGATCGTTATCTTGACTTTTTGACTAAATGTAAAACTGAGCGTGAAACAGTGGAATATGTCCGTAAAGCTGTGGAAGATGCCGGTTTTAGTGACAACCTTGATTCAAGTGCCTGCTATAAGGTTTTCAGAGATAAAACTATTTTTATAGCACGGAAGGGAAAACGTCCCCTTGCAGAAGGCTTTAGACTTGTTGGTGCTCATGCTGATGCTCCTCGTTTAGATTTGAAGCAACATCCATTGTATGAGGAAGTCGGTATAGGAATGGCCAAAACCCATTATTATGGTGGAATTCGCAAATATCAGTGGCTGGCCCGTCCGCTCTCACTTCATGGGGTTGTGGTAACTAAAGAGGGTAAAAAAATTAGCATCGTAATTGGTGAAAAGGACAGTGATCCAGTACTGACCATAGGTGACCTGCTCCCACACCTTGCTTACAAACAGGCTGATAAAAAGCTCAGTGATGCGTTTGAAGCTGAAAAACTTAATATTATTATGGGGCATAGCCTTTCAGAGTCTGAGGATGATTCCGGTGATGATGTTGATCCGAGTGTAAAAACAAAGATTCTTGAAATTCTGAATGAAAAATATGGGATTGTTGAAGAGGATCTCTTTAGTTCGGAAATGTATATTGTTCCTGCTGGTCCTGCACGCTATGTCGGGCTCGATAAGTCAATTATAGGTGCTTATGGTCAGGATGACCGCGTCTGCGTTTTTCTTGCTCTGCAGGCTATGCTCTCAGAACCTGAGCCTGAATATACACAGATTGTCCTTTTTTATGATAAGGAAGAAATTGGTTCAGAGGGTTCAACAGGTGCTAAATCACTTTTCTTTGAATATACATTGCAGGATCTTATAGATGCCTGGGAACCTGATGTTAAGCTTTCTCATGTCCTCATGAAAGGTAAGGCTCTGTCTACTGATGTTCATGCAGCTGTAGATCCTGATTATCAGGATGTTCATGAAAAGCTGAACTCAGCTTACTTCGGATACGGACCATGCTTTTGCAAATTTACAGGGCATAGAGGCAAAGTAGGTGCAAATGATGCCCATCCTGAGTATGTTGGCTGGCTGCGTGGTATTCTTGCTGAAGCCGGGGTTCCGTGGCAGATGGCCGAACTTGGTAAAGTCGACCTTGGTGGCGGCGGTACCGTAGCTAAATTTCTGGCGGTTTATGGAATGGATATTATCGACTTCGGAACACCTGTCATTGGTATGCACAGTCCATTCGAACTGACCAGTAAAGTGGATGTATATGCAACTTATCAAGCTTTCAGGGCTTTTTTGCGTAATTAA